A window of bacterium genomic DNA:
AATGACACTTTTGTTTATTATTGCCTCCTCAAGGGTTGTAAAACCATCATCTCCCAATTTACCTTCAATAGGGTGGATTTTAACATTGTGAATGAAAAATGGACTTCCAATTTTTAAATTACTAATAGACCATAAATCTTTTGATTTCATAATAAAATATTAGCGTCATTATTGTGAAGAGTCAACAAGAAAAAGCCTCTTAACTCTTTCTATCTTTCTTTTGAAGCGTTCAACATCTTGCGTGAATAAATTCCTCTCACTGTACTTGATGAGGAAATTCAAAATTTTAAGAGTGATATTGCCTTTACCCAGGTAACAGAACGTGTCTGCAATTCCCTCCAGAAAGGTAGTCCAGAAATCTATTCTTCTTTTTGGATCTGCTTTTTCAATGATTGACCATGCTTTCTGAAATGCTTGTTTAAATTCTTCTTTTTTACCAAAGTAAAAATTGAACGCCATTTCAATTGAATAGGTGTTGATCTTTAACTCTTCATAAACACTGTTTTCAAGAGCCTGTTTTAATGTTTCCAAAAGCTCCTTTACTTTGTCATAGTCTTTTGCTATGAGGAAGATTTCAATTGCTTGTAAATAAACTATGAGGCTTGCGTGCGTTTTCTTTGGACTTCCTATTTCCTTCAAGACTTCGTTTATAATAGGTATAGATTTTTCAAGGTCTTTAAATCCTATAGCGTGTACATAAGCTAAATTTCTTTTAATGGAAATTAGAGCGTCTTTCATTCCCAATTCGCTGGCAACTTGATATGCCTCCTTTATAGCTTCTAAGGCCTCTTGATGATATTCCATGTGCCTTAGAGTTACCGAAATGTTATTCAAGGCAAGTGCAAGAAGATGCCTGTCAAACACTTTTTTCGACTCTATGGCGGCCTTTTTGAAGTTTTCAAGAGCCTCTTCGTACCTTCTCAAATCAAGATATATGGATGCTTTGTTGTTAAGGACTGTTATAAGTCCACTTTTATAGCCAGCCTTTCTATAGTAAAATTCAGCTCTATCATACTCCTTGAGGGCTTCTTCGTATTTGCCAGCGCGGGATAGGACAATGGCTCTGTTTACACACACGCTTCCAAGCCCACGAATATTTTGAAGTCTATTCCTTATTTCTTCGGCTTTTTCAAGAAACTCCAAGGCTTTATCAATCTGGTTTAAGTCCATTAAGTTTAGTGCCTGAGCATTATATGCATCAGCGAGGGTCTTCTCGTCTATCTGGATATCCTGTCGATTTAGAAGGTCCTCAAGCAGGTTATAAGACTCCTGTATTTTAAATTGTCTTTTCAAAATCCACGCTTTTAGGGTAAGAGATTCTGCATTTTCTTCCAGTTCTAGGGATTTTTCAATGGCTTCCATTGCACTGTGGGGATCACCACTCTCAACGAGGAGCTCAGCCAGTTTTCTGTATGAAAGAGCTGATACTTTATTATTTGCAATAAAGTCTTTCAAAAGTTCTATGGCTTTTTTAAGTTCACCTTTGATGGAGAGAAGGGTAACATATTCTGCAAAGGCTTTCTCCCTTTCTACTTCGTTGTCTTCTGCTTCTACATACCATTGTAAAAACCTAATGGCTTCGTCATAGGCAAAGGCTTTCTTCGTTTTTTCAGCAGCAAGCTTGGAATAAAACTTAATTTTTTCCTTATCCTGAGATTGCCAGGCGTGGTAAGCGCAGAGCTCCTCTTTTCCTCCAAAACTCGGTAGTTTATTTTCGAGAACTTCTAAAATAGTTCTTGATATGTATCGCTTTTTTGCCGAGCTGATTTCGTTTAAAATTGCGTCTCTTATGAGGCCCTCTTTAAAAGCAAAATAATCCTCATTTAGCTGTACTATCAGGTTCTCCTTCAAGAGCTTGTTTATAACATCATAAATATGTCCCCGGTTAAGATTCGTAACGTTTGCTATTAGATCAATGTGAAATTCCTGACCTGTAATGGCGGCGACTTCCAAGACTTTTTCTCCAGAAAACTTTTTAATTTTGTTTTTTAGTAGAACTTCTATGGTTTCAGGTAAAATTATCTTATCATACTCTTTTAATTTCCACTCATCGTCTTCAAAAACAATATGGCCTTTCTCAAAAAGTTCTTTAATTACTTCTTCAATAAAGAGTGGATTTCCACCAGTTTTCTGGAAAATCAGCTTCTTTAAATCATCTTGAGCTGGGGCTTGAAGGATAGATTCAACGAGCTCAAAGGTGGAAGATTCTTCAAGGGTTGGTATTTCAAATTCAATTGTTAGTTTCTCGTCAAGTAACTTCTTTAAAGTCTCTTTAAGGTATGATGTTTCGAGCTCTTCAATCCTTGCGGTAGCAAGAATCTTTATGTTTTGTGGAGTATTTCTGACAATATAATTTATCAAGTTTACAGAACTACTATCGATCCAGTGAATGTCATCAATGTATATGAGAAGTTGTTTATTGTCTGCTATCTCTTCTAGTAGTTGCATAAAGGTTTCAAAGAATTTAAAGATTCCTATGTCGGCGGCAACCGGCTGGATTAAATCTGAGATTATGGGCCTTAATGCCTGTTTTTGGTAAGAGTCGAGATTTGAATAGATTTCCCTGAATCCTATTTCGTCTTTTTCTCTGTATCTCTTTATGAGTTCCTGAAAGGGGACGTAAGGAATCTGGGAGAGGCTCCCGTAACATTGCGAGAATAAAATTTTTGAATCTTCAATAAGTTTTAAACATTCTATTGCAAATCGACTTTTACCAATACCTGCTTCGCCTTTGATAAGAACTAAAGGATAATGCTTGTTAAGGAGTGTAATTAGTTTCGCTTTTTCTTTTTGCCTTCCAACAAAGATTTTAGAGGGTATCTTGGGGTAAAGGGTTTCCTCAAGGTAGGTAAAGAATCTTCCCTTTCCTTTTTGTTTTGCTTTGTACATTGCCTTGTCTGCTTTTTCTACTAATATTTCTGGTTCGCTTCCGTGGGTAGGAATTTCCACTATACCAATGGAGCAGGATATTTTAATGTTTTGATCAAAAAGGTTTTTGATAATTCTACTGGCAACGTTTTCTGCACTCTCTAAAGATGTACTGGGAAGTAATATGATGAATTCGTCTCCTCCATATCTAACGATGATATCTGATTCTCGCAAAGTATTTTTAAGAATTTTGACGAAACTTACCAAGGTCTTATCACCTTCAAGATGCCCATAAAGGTCATTTATAGACTTGAAATTATCAAGGTCAACAAATAAAAGGGAGCTTTTCCCGCCGTATCTTTTTATTCGCTTTACTTCCTGCTCTATAAGTGAATAAATTGCACCTCTTGTGAGTGCACCTGTTAAGTCATCCACTATGTTTTTTACAGTTTCCCTTATCATATCAGAAAGCCCTTTCCAAGTTTTCTTTTAATAGCATTAGTCTCTGCGATTCTAAATTTAACATTTTACTTTCAGCATCTTCTATCAGTTTTGATAGGATTTTTTTCATTCCTTCTTTTTTTGCCAATTGTCCAAGTAGAAGGGCAAAATATTCGTTGTATCGCACCTTCTCGTCTTCTCTTGAATTTTTCCGCAGTTTGGCAAGCTCTTTTAATGATTCTAAGAAAGCTTTGTTGTCACTTCGTTTAAAGTTTAATATGCTCTTTATTATGTAATACTTCAAATTCATGTCAAAGGTTTTTGCTTCTTTAAGGGAATTGTCAAACTGTTCAATTAGTCGACT
This region includes:
- a CDS encoding diguanylate cyclase codes for the protein MIRETVKNIVDDLTGALTRGAIYSLIEQEVKRIKRYGGKSSLLFVDLDNFKSINDLYGHLEGDKTLVSFVKILKNTLRESDIIVRYGGDEFIILLPSTSLESAENVASRIIKNLFDQNIKISCSIGIVEIPTHGSEPEILVEKADKAMYKAKQKGKGRFFTYLEETLYPKIPSKIFVGRQKEKAKLITLLNKHYPLVLIKGEAGIGKSRFAIECLKLIEDSKILFSQCYGSLSQIPYVPFQELIKRYREKDEIGFREIYSNLDSYQKQALRPIISDLIQPVAADIGIFKFFETFMQLLEEIADNKQLLIYIDDIHWIDSSSVNLINYIVRNTPQNIKILATARIEELETSYLKETLKKLLDEKLTIEFEIPTLEESSTFELVESILQAPAQDDLKKLIFQKTGGNPLFIEEVIKELFEKGHIVFEDDEWKLKEYDKIILPETIEVLLKNKIKKFSGEKVLEVAAITGQEFHIDLIANVTNLNRGHIYDVINKLLKENLIVQLNEDYFAFKEGLIRDAILNEISSAKKRYISRTILEVLENKLPSFGGKEELCAYHAWQSQDKEKIKFYSKLAAEKTKKAFAYDEAIRFLQWYVEAEDNEVEREKAFAEYVTLLSIKGELKKAIELLKDFIANNKVSALSYRKLAELLVESGDPHSAMEAIEKSLELEENAESLTLKAWILKRQFKIQESYNLLEDLLNRQDIQIDEKTLADAYNAQALNLMDLNQIDKALEFLEKAEEIRNRLQNIRGLGSVCVNRAIVLSRAGKYEEALKEYDRAEFYYRKAGYKSGLITVLNNKASIYLDLRRYEEALENFKKAAIESKKVFDRHLLALALNNISVTLRHMEYHQEALEAIKEAYQVASELGMKDALISIKRNLAYVHAIGFKDLEKSIPIINEVLKEIGSPKKTHASLIVYLQAIEIFLIAKDYDKVKELLETLKQALENSVYEELKINTYSIEMAFNFYFGKKEEFKQAFQKAWSIIEKADPKRRIDFWTTFLEGIADTFCYLGKGNITLKILNFLIKYSERNLFTQDVERFKRKIERVKRLFLVDSSQ